In Arcobacter ellisii, a genomic segment contains:
- a CDS encoding SLAC1 anion channel family protein, with product MQVQESIKSIPSNRLQFFPIMMFATIMGLGGLTLVYERLNAIFSFPNYLALFMLGISTFLFFLVLIFYILKLIKYKDEVKKEFSHPIRVNFFAAFSISMLILSIDYRHYYTNVSELFFVFGAIFHIFFTYYTIRFWINNNLEMQHSNPAWFIPIVGNLIVPIAGKGFVDDSILYFYFSIGIFFWIILFSIILNRIIFHNQFAPKFMPTLFILIAPPSIGFISYIKLTGSLDFFAQILFNLGLFFTILVFVMYKNFVKIKFFISWWAFTFPMAAVTLSTILMYELTQKGIYSIFSYVLTFITTIIVLLVAIQTIKHMMKKEICIME from the coding sequence ACAATTTTTCCCTATAATGATGTTTGCTACCATTATGGGTTTAGGTGGTTTAACTTTAGTATATGAAAGATTAAATGCAATTTTTTCTTTTCCAAATTATTTAGCTTTATTTATGTTGGGTATTTCTACTTTTTTATTTTTTTTAGTTTTGATTTTTTATATTTTAAAACTAATAAAATATAAAGATGAAGTTAAAAAAGAGTTTTCTCATCCAATAAGAGTAAATTTTTTTGCTGCGTTTTCTATATCAATGTTAATTTTATCGATTGATTATAGACATTATTATACAAATGTATCAGAACTATTTTTTGTTTTTGGAGCAATTTTTCATATCTTTTTTACCTATTACACCATTAGATTTTGGATAAACAACAATCTTGAAATGCAACATTCAAATCCAGCTTGGTTTATTCCTATTGTTGGGAATTTGATAGTTCCAATTGCTGGAAAAGGTTTTGTAGATGATTCAATATTATATTTTTATTTTTCAATTGGAATTTTCTTTTGGATAATTTTATTTTCAATAATTTTAAATAGAATTATTTTTCACAATCAATTTGCTCCAAAATTTATGCCAACACTTTTTATTTTAATTGCACCTCCTTCTATTGGATTTATCTCTTATATAAAATTAACTGGAAGTTTAGATTTTTTTGCTCAAATTTTATTTAATTTAGGGCTATTTTTTACAATTTTAGTTTTTGTTATGTATAAAAACTTTGTAAAAATCAAATTCTTTATCTCTTGGTGGGCATTTACTTTTCCAATGGCAGCAGTTACTTTAAGTACGATTTTGATGTATGAATTAACTCAAAAAGGGATTTATTCTATTTTTTCTTATGTTTTAACTTTTATTACAACAATAATTGTTTTATTAGTTGCAATTCAAACTATTAAACATATGATGAAAAAAGAGATTTGTATTATGGAGTAA
- a CDS encoding aldo/keto reductase has translation MEFRYIGKSGLRVSSICMGTMTFGSTTTKEEAFKIMDKAYENGINFFDTAELYPVPPKANTTGITEQIVGQWLKTKPRDSIILATKVAGAASGWFVPPIRHGLTAIDSFHIKRAVEGSLKKLQTDYIDLYQMHWPDTIVPIEESLKAFDELVREGKVRYIGTSNDSAYGLTKANETSKYKNLTRFESIQNNFSLLNPRFLDELANVCRRENISLLPYSPIAGGVLSGKYNGGFYPTDARFTAYKNNQSVRVQAMANRFVNDKTLAATARYIELAREYGISPVTLAVSYSKHFDFIASTIIGARVLTQLDDSLKAFDFKIGDELLLKIEQIQKEILYPMG, from the coding sequence ATGGAATTTAGATATATAGGAAAAAGTGGGCTTAGGGTATCTTCAATTTGTATGGGAACTATGACTTTTGGTTCAACTACAACAAAAGAAGAGGCTTTTAAAATTATGGATAAAGCTTATGAAAATGGAATAAACTTTTTTGATACAGCAGAACTTTATCCAGTTCCTCCAAAAGCAAATACAACTGGAATAACTGAACAAATTGTTGGGCAATGGCTTAAAACAAAACCAAGAGATTCAATAATTCTTGCAACTAAAGTTGCAGGTGCTGCTTCAGGATGGTTTGTGCCACCAATTAGACACGGTTTAACTGCAATTGACTCTTTTCATATAAAAAGAGCAGTTGAAGGAAGTCTAAAAAAACTTCAAACAGATTATATCGACCTTTATCAAATGCATTGGCCAGATACAATTGTACCTATTGAAGAGAGTTTAAAAGCTTTTGATGAGTTGGTAAGAGAAGGAAAAGTACGATATATCGGAACTTCAAATGATAGTGCTTATGGATTAACAAAAGCAAATGAAACTTCAAAATATAAAAATCTAACTAGATTTGAATCAATTCAAAACAATTTCTCACTTTTAAATCCAAGATTTTTAGATGAATTAGCAAATGTTTGTCGAAGAGAAAATATTTCACTACTTCCATACTCTCCAATAGCAGGTGGAGTTTTAAGTGGAAAATACAATGGTGGTTTTTATCCAACTGATGCAAGATTTACAGCTTACAAAAACAATCAAAGTGTAAGAGTTCAAGCTATGGCAAATAGATTTGTAAATGATAAAACATTAGCTGCAACTGCAAGATATATAGAATTAGCTCGTGAATATGGGATTTCACCTGTAACTTTGGCAGTTTCATATTCTAAGCATTTTGATTTTATAGCTTCAACAATCATAGGAGCTAGAGTTTTAACTCAACTTGATGATTCTTTAAAGGCATTTGATTTTAAAATAGGTGATGAACTTTTATTAAAAATTGAACAAATTCAAAAAGAGATTTTATATCCTATGGGATAA
- a CDS encoding methyl-accepting chemotaxis protein: MQDLSINKKFTLTNVIVTLLVLVIGYFILNKYKNDLTEEVYNDVKIELNALTVLKIEGKLEAGISNAISISNDSSIKEALANNDRELAIKTLANLSKSMKESTPFQNIQIHLHTKDNHSFLRSWQADKFGDDLSSFRPSVVKVNTDKKAINGFEIGNAGLGIRSVVPIFDSNKNHVGSLEFMQGINSVASSFDQEKKAFLLLMDLSLATADVKAENKLDKYLISQKFINKDFLEDAKKINFSKLLNDSFLITDKYFYSYVDITDFTGKKLGIALIAEPIDSVKVAIDHASYIIWVALIILIVAVLIIMVISLVNMRNNILLPILNLKNSIESISNNSTERTRIEVKSNDEIGDVVNSFNNYLDSIEKGLIQDQIVIEESRTIIEKVNAGLLNDRIKGKANSAGVDSLVNEINNMIERMQKNLTILSESLVALSTAKYDYQIPHIDNLTGIIASLLSGTKVTQSSLNEIMCLIEKSNNELASSSTQLANASKKLSDSSNTQAASLEETAAAIEEISATVTRSSENAIQMALYAKNVTKSSDTGKELAHKTAISMDEINNQVQAINEAISVIDQIAFQTNILSLNAAVEAATAGEAGKGFAVVAAEVRNLASRSADAANEIKTIVSNATIKAKEGKEITSKMIEGYNELNENIVVTTKLIDDVATASKEQQKAMAQINDTVNSLDQATQQNAALASTINDMAVKTSILVTQLESTINQTSFDKNAHKRVCDTNLIIDINRLKSDHINFKNVNFAQCKEGFKFTVKNAHECNLGKWIDSNENKAFAKTKEWEDLKIAHKKVHELVQETVYLYAAKAENEKIFSTTKEMENNIEIVFDLLNKIREINCSN, from the coding sequence ATGCAAGACTTGAGTATTAATAAAAAATTTACTTTAACAAACGTTATAGTGACTTTATTAGTTTTAGTTATAGGTTATTTTATATTGAATAAATATAAAAATGATTTGACAGAGGAAGTTTATAATGATGTCAAAATAGAGTTAAACGCTTTAACTGTTTTAAAAATTGAAGGAAAATTAGAAGCAGGTATTTCAAATGCAATTTCTATTTCTAATGACTCTTCAATAAAAGAAGCTTTAGCTAACAATGACAGAGAATTAGCAATCAAAACTTTAGCTAATTTATCAAAAAGTATGAAAGAATCAACACCTTTTCAAAATATTCAGATTCATTTACATACAAAAGATAATCACTCTTTTTTAAGATCATGGCAAGCTGATAAATTTGGGGATGATTTAAGTTCTTTCAGACCAAGTGTAGTAAAAGTTAATACAGACAAAAAAGCAATTAATGGTTTTGAAATAGGTAATGCAGGACTTGGAATTAGATCTGTTGTTCCTATTTTTGATTCAAATAAAAATCATGTTGGTTCATTAGAGTTTATGCAAGGAATTAATTCTGTTGCTAGTTCATTTGACCAAGAGAAAAAAGCCTTTTTATTACTAATGGATTTATCTTTAGCAACTGCTGATGTAAAAGCAGAAAATAAATTAGATAAATATCTTATTTCTCAAAAGTTTATAAATAAAGATTTTTTAGAAGATGCTAAAAAAATAAACTTTAGCAAACTTTTAAATGATAGTTTTTTAATAACAGATAAATATTTTTATAGTTATGTAGATATTACTGATTTTACAGGGAAAAAATTAGGAATTGCTTTAATTGCTGAACCAATTGACTCTGTAAAAGTTGCAATAGATCATGCTTCTTATATTATTTGGGTTGCCTTAATTATTTTGATTGTTGCAGTATTAATTATCATGGTAATTTCGTTGGTAAATATGAGAAACAATATTTTACTTCCTATTCTTAATCTTAAAAATTCAATTGAAAGTATTTCAAATAATTCAACTGAAAGAACAAGAATTGAAGTGAAATCAAATGATGAAATAGGTGATGTTGTAAATAGCTTTAATAATTATTTAGATTCAATCGAAAAAGGTTTAATTCAAGACCAAATTGTAATAGAAGAATCAAGAACAATTATTGAAAAAGTTAATGCTGGATTATTAAATGATAGAATTAAAGGAAAAGCTAATTCAGCTGGTGTTGATTCTTTAGTTAATGAAATTAATAATATGATAGAAAGAATGCAAAAAAATCTAACAATTTTAAGTGAATCTTTAGTTGCTTTATCAACTGCAAAATATGATTATCAAATTCCACATATAGATAATTTAACTGGAATTATCGCTTCTTTATTAAGTGGTACAAAAGTTACACAATCTTCATTAAATGAAATTATGTGTTTAATTGAAAAATCAAATAATGAATTAGCTTCTAGTTCAACACAACTTGCAAATGCTTCTAAAAAATTAAGTGATTCATCAAATACACAAGCAGCATCTTTAGAAGAAACAGCAGCAGCTATTGAAGAAATCTCTGCAACAGTTACAAGAAGTAGTGAAAATGCTATTCAAATGGCTTTATATGCAAAAAATGTTACAAAATCAAGTGATACAGGAAAAGAATTAGCACATAAAACAGCTATTTCAATGGATGAGATAAATAATCAAGTTCAAGCAATCAATGAAGCTATTTCTGTAATCGACCAAATTGCATTCCAAACAAATATTCTAAGTTTAAATGCAGCTGTTGAAGCTGCAACTGCTGGAGAAGCTGGAAAAGGATTTGCTGTTGTTGCAGCAGAAGTGCGAAATCTAGCAAGTAGAAGTGCAGATGCTGCAAATGAAATAAAAACAATAGTTTCAAATGCAACAATTAAAGCAAAAGAAGGAAAAGAGATTACTTCAAAAATGATTGAAGGATATAATGAGTTAAATGAAAATATTGTTGTAACTACAAAACTAATTGATGATGTGGCAACTGCATCAAAAGAACAACAAAAAGCAATGGCTCAAATTAATGATACAGTTAATTCACTAGACCAAGCAACTCAACAAAATGCAGCTCTTGCATCAACTATCAATGATATGGCTGTAAAAACTTCGATTTTAGTAACACAACTTGAAAGTACGATAAATCAAACAAGTTTTGATAAAAATGCACACAAAAGAGTTTGCGATACAAATTTAATTATTGATATAAATAGATTAAAATCTGATCATATTAATTTCAAAAATGTTAATTTTGCCCAATGTAAAGAGGGATTCAAATTTACAGTTAAAAATGCACATGAGTGTAATTTAGGTAAATGGATAGATTCAAATGAAAATAAAGCTTTTGCAAAAACAAAAGAGTGGGAAGATTTAAAAATTGCACATAAAAAAGTGCATGAATTAGTTCAAGAAACAGTTTATTTATATGCTGCTAAAGCAGAAAATGAAAAAATCTTCTCTACAACAAAAGAGATGGAAAATAATATAGAAATAGTATTTGATTTATTAAATAAAATCAGAGAAATTAACTGTTCTAACTAA
- a CDS encoding ABC1 kinase family protein has translation MFLLTIYLVIKRKESFLGLKPLKPQKLKDTITTLGASFIKLAQVLATRADFFSQEYLDELKELHDKLPPMNNSEFEEVFNKAFENNSFKTFDKTPIACASIGQVHKAVLFDDTKVAVKLRRKGIKKRVIADIKIINIFNFLFNPLFSFYTKNSIEAVIKEFSSMILQEVSLNQELQNLIKFSQMYKDSGIKFPKPFIDLSCDDALVMSFEEGFRFDDKENILKEKIDFNKIIGTLVNFYTTQMLINGYFHADPHPGNLLISKDGQIILLDFGMVKSVPNSSRIAIIELIKAANERDYELYISASKRLGTIAYEAPTSELAEFTSKMFDIFSNDNLSSESMQKLAFEVLESTRKMPFKLPSDAIYILRVSAIIEGLGTTYIENFNGIKDILPILQENLPKALGAKDSIIETLVDEIKDIPFTLKNLKSVIKQASNGELKIEISNNQLEFISKEIKSFIKPIILSFGLIFTSIFMILYDKELKQMALTLFVIGIIRLLYR, from the coding sequence TTGTTTTTATTAACTATTTATTTAGTTATCAAAAGAAAAGAGAGTTTTTTAGGTCTAAAACCTTTAAAACCTCAAAAACTAAAAGATACAATCACTACTTTAGGAGCTAGTTTTATAAAATTGGCTCAAGTGTTAGCAACAAGAGCTGACTTTTTTTCTCAAGAATATTTAGATGAGTTAAAAGAGCTTCACGATAAATTACCACCTATGAATAATAGTGAATTTGAAGAAGTTTTTAATAAAGCTTTTGAAAACAACAGCTTTAAAACTTTTGACAAAACTCCTATTGCTTGTGCTTCAATAGGTCAAGTTCATAAAGCAGTTTTATTTGATGATACAAAAGTTGCTGTAAAATTAAGAAGAAAAGGTATCAAAAAAAGAGTAATTGCTGATATAAAAATTATAAATATTTTTAACTTTTTATTTAATCCCCTATTCTCTTTTTATACTAAAAATTCCATAGAAGCTGTTATAAAAGAGTTTTCTTCAATGATTTTACAAGAAGTTAGTCTAAATCAAGAATTACAAAACCTGATTAAATTTTCGCAAATGTATAAAGATAGTGGTATAAAATTTCCAAAACCTTTTATTGATTTATCTTGTGATGATGCTTTGGTTATGAGTTTTGAAGAAGGTTTTAGATTTGATGACAAAGAAAATATTTTAAAAGAAAAAATTGATTTTAATAAAATTATAGGAACCCTTGTAAACTTTTACACAACTCAGATGTTAATAAATGGCTATTTTCACGCAGACCCTCATCCTGGAAATCTTTTGATTTCAAAAGATGGTCAAATAATTTTACTTGATTTTGGAATGGTAAAAAGTGTTCCAAACTCTTCAAGAATAGCAATAATTGAGCTTATTAAAGCTGCAAATGAAAGAGATTATGAGCTTTATATAAGTGCTAGTAAAAGATTAGGAACAATTGCCTATGAAGCACCAACAAGTGAATTAGCTGAATTTACAAGCAAAATGTTTGATATCTTTTCAAATGACAATTTAAGTAGTGAATCAATGCAAAAACTAGCTTTTGAAGTTTTAGAAAGCACAAGAAAAATGCCATTTAAACTTCCAAGTGATGCAATATATATTTTAAGAGTTAGTGCAATTATCGAAGGTTTAGGTACAACTTATATAGAAAATTTTAATGGTATAAAAGATATTTTGCCAATTTTACAAGAAAATCTTCCAAAAGCCCTTGGAGCAAAAGATAGTATTATTGAAACATTAGTTGATGAAATAAAAGATATTCCTTTTACGCTAAAAAATTTAAAATCAGTTATAAAACAAGCTAGTAATGGTGAACTTAAAATTGAAATATCAAACAATCAGTTAGAATTTATCTCAAAAGAGATAAAAAGTTTTATAAAACCAATTATTTTATCATTTGGATTAATTTTTACATCGATATTTATGATTTTGTATGATAAAGAATTAAAACAAATGGCTTTAACTCTGTTTGTTATTGGAATTATTAGGCTTTTATATAGATAA
- a CDS encoding YbgC/FadM family acyl-CoA thioesterase, with protein MQIRVYYEDTDCGGVVYHSNYFNFCERARSELFFKKGLSPHNKDEFFVVRSSTADWIKPAVFGDILKINTKLVEKKSASIMMYQEILRDDEVLFKATFKLAFLKNFKPSKIPLDFFELFN; from the coding sequence GTGCAAATTAGAGTTTATTACGAAGATACAGATTGTGGAGGAGTGGTTTATCACTCTAATTATTTTAATTTTTGTGAAAGAGCAAGAAGTGAACTTTTTTTTAAAAAAGGTTTATCACCACATAACAAAGATGAATTTTTTGTAGTTAGAAGTTCAACGGCTGATTGGATAAAACCTGCTGTATTTGGAGATATTTTAAAGATTAATACAAAACTTGTTGAAAAAAAATCAGCTTCTATCATGATGTATCAAGAGATATTAAGAGATGATGAAGTTTTATTTAAGGCTACTTTTAAATTAGCTTTTTTAAAAAATTTTAAACCTTCAAAAATTCCTTTGGATTTTTTTGAATTATTTAATTAG
- a CDS encoding phospholipase D-like domain-containing protein: MLKILFISLFLVLNLYSSEVFILPNDSKKAQEQISSTLLDAKFEIFIAMYNFSYKSFAKDLIKASKNGVKVTVLFDDKKTKKDDEVLDLLKENGIKTIINKDKNKMHLKVALIDSSKAIIGSTNWTKESFEENYDLIYITDDKKVIDKIVEIKEIFN, encoded by the coding sequence ATGTTAAAAATTTTATTTATATCTTTGTTTTTGGTTTTAAATTTATATTCAAGTGAAGTTTTTATTCTTCCAAATGACTCAAAAAAAGCACAAGAACAAATAAGTTCAACTCTTTTGGATGCAAAATTTGAGATTTTTATTGCAATGTACAATTTTTCATATAAAAGTTTTGCAAAGGATTTGATAAAAGCCTCAAAAAATGGTGTAAAAGTAACTGTTTTATTTGATGATAAAAAAACAAAAAAAGATGATGAAGTTTTAGATTTATTAAAAGAGAATGGAATAAAAACAATAATCAATAAAGATAAAAACAAAATGCATTTAAAAGTTGCTTTAATTGATTCTTCTAAAGCCATTATTGGAAGTACAAATTGGACAAAAGAATCATTTGAAGAAAATTATGATTTAATTTATATAACTGATGATAAAAAAGTTATAGATAAGATAGTTGAAATAAAAGAAATATTCAACTAA
- a CDS encoding M48 family metallopeptidase produces the protein MLEIFVIGFCAYFAFNIYTSFMQIGFVKNAKTFQAIILDSAKYEEAANYSIEKEKLAIVSTFYDFVLFILWIGFGLSYLDSLVQIESFWLKAVVFVDLFIIINWILTLPFELYSTFKLNKKYGFSNMTPALFIKDTIKTGILFLVFGSLVIAGISFIINSFSSWWIWGFVFIFAVIILINMLYPVIRDKMFDKFEKLKDKELEAKIENLLNEVGFKSSGVFSVDASKRDNRLNAYFGGLGATKRVVLFDTLVEKLTHNELLAVLGHELGHFKNGDIVKNIGIMGVVMFIFFAIFGNLPDELFLGLSLNNEPYAIITVFLIFSPILSFFLMPLISMISRHNEYAADEFGSNLQSKEDLVNALLKLANENKSFPLSHPLYIFFYYSHPPLVERFKELGYDVKSLKFSENK, from the coding sequence GTGTTAGAAATATTTGTTATAGGTTTTTGTGCCTATTTTGCATTTAATATTTATACTTCTTTTATGCAAATTGGTTTTGTAAAAAATGCAAAAACTTTTCAAGCTATTATATTAGATTCAGCAAAATATGAAGAGGCTGCTAATTATTCAATAGAAAAAGAGAAACTTGCTATTGTTTCAACTTTTTATGATTTTGTATTATTTATTTTATGGATTGGTTTTGGATTATCTTATTTGGATTCATTAGTTCAAATTGAATCTTTTTGGTTAAAAGCCGTTGTTTTTGTGGATCTGTTTATAATCATAAACTGGATTTTAACTCTACCATTTGAACTTTATTCAACTTTTAAATTAAATAAAAAATATGGTTTTTCAAATATGACACCAGCACTTTTTATAAAAGATACTATAAAAACTGGAATTTTATTTTTAGTTTTTGGTTCACTTGTAATTGCAGGAATTTCATTTATTATAAATAGTTTCTCTTCTTGGTGGATTTGGGGATTTGTTTTTATTTTTGCTGTAATAATTTTAATAAATATGCTTTATCCAGTGATTCGAGATAAAATGTTTGATAAATTTGAAAAATTAAAAGATAAAGAGTTAGAAGCAAAAATCGAAAATCTTTTAAATGAAGTTGGATTTAAAAGTAGTGGAGTTTTCAGCGTTGATGCAAGTAAAAGAGATAATAGACTAAATGCTTATTTTGGTGGTTTAGGTGCAACTAAAAGAGTAGTTTTATTTGATACTTTAGTTGAAAAATTAACACACAATGAGTTACTTGCTGTTTTAGGACATGAATTAGGACACTTTAAAAATGGTGATATTGTAAAAAATATTGGAATTATGGGTGTTGTTATGTTTATCTTTTTTGCTATTTTTGGAAATTTACCTGATGAACTATTTTTAGGATTATCATTAAACAATGAACCTTATGCGATTATTACTGTGTTTTTGATATTTTCTCCTATTTTATCGTTTTTCTTGATGCCATTAATCTCTATGATTTCAAGACATAATGAATATGCAGCCGATGAATTTGGGTCAAATTTACAATCAAAAGAGGATTTAGTGAATGCTTTATTAAAACTTGCAAATGAAAATAAATCATTTCCTTTATCACATCCTTTATATATTTTCTTTTATTATTCTCATCCACCTTTAGTTGAGAGATTTAAAGAGCTTGGATATGATGTAAAAAGTTTAAAATTTAGCGAGAATAAATAG
- the rmuC gene encoding DNA recombination protein RmuC — protein sequence MLSQGIIEVNYLTLIVAIIAIISGLLIILQFSRQKYENQLKVLQDEALLKLKALNEKIELNHSYYEAQISTLNNANRKLEEEKKLIKESFEDKLKILEKHSSQINSNTVETYEFKLSSLAKMAEAKEKQLLREFEIKEENFNEKITLLEESKKQLKIEFENLANKLFDENQKKSTLNLTQVLTSFKDQLDSFGKRVNEIYNEETKQRTTLLTEIKNLKDLNNQISTDAVNLTKALKGQNKTQGDWGEMILSSILDQTGLREGKEYTIQGSFNDNDGKRLRPDVIVHLPSKKDIVIDSKVSLNAYINYCKTENEEHKLAASKELVKSIISHIKALSSKRYEEIDGVRTLDFVLMFIPVEGAFILATSTDDNLFKLAFENNIMLVSPSTLYVTLRTIENIWRNEHQNENALLISKKAADLYDKFASFVADIEDIGVNINRTQKAYDSAMNKLTLGNANLIKRAEEFIDLGVKPKKQISNKLINSQEE from the coding sequence ATGTTAAGTCAAGGAATAATTGAAGTTAATTATCTTACTTTAATAGTTGCAATAATTGCCATAATATCTGGATTATTGATAATATTACAATTCTCAAGACAAAAATATGAAAATCAATTAAAAGTTTTACAAGATGAAGCTTTATTAAAATTAAAAGCATTAAATGAAAAAATTGAGTTAAATCATAGTTATTATGAGGCTCAAATAAGCACTTTGAATAATGCAAATAGAAAACTAGAAGAAGAAAAAAAACTTATTAAAGAGAGTTTTGAAGATAAATTAAAGATTTTAGAAAAACACTCTTCACAAATAAATTCAAATACAGTTGAAACTTATGAATTTAAACTTTCAAGTTTGGCAAAGATGGCAGAAGCAAAAGAGAAACAATTACTTAGAGAATTTGAAATAAAAGAAGAAAATTTTAATGAAAAAATAACTCTTTTAGAAGAGTCAAAAAAACAATTAAAAATAGAGTTTGAAAATCTTGCTAATAAACTTTTTGATGAAAATCAGAAAAAATCAACTCTAAATTTAACACAAGTTTTAACTTCATTTAAAGACCAATTAGACTCTTTTGGAAAAAGAGTTAATGAGATTTACAATGAAGAAACAAAACAAAGAACCACCCTTTTAACAGAGATTAAAAATCTAAAAGATTTGAATAATCAAATCTCAACAGATGCTGTTAATTTAACAAAAGCTTTAAAAGGTCAAAATAAGACTCAAGGTGATTGGGGAGAGATGATTTTATCATCTATTTTAGACCAAACAGGACTTAGAGAAGGGAAAGAATATACTATTCAGGGCTCATTTAATGATAATGATGGAAAACGATTAAGACCCGATGTTATTGTTCATTTACCATCAAAAAAAGATATTGTTATTGATTCAAAAGTATCTTTAAACGCTTATATAAATTATTGTAAAACTGAAAATGAAGAACATAAATTAGCTGCTTCAAAAGAGTTAGTTAAATCTATTATTTCTCATATAAAAGCTCTTAGTTCAAAAAGATATGAAGAGATAGATGGTGTTAGAACACTTGATTTTGTGTTGATGTTTATTCCTGTTGAAGGTGCTTTTATCCTTGCAACTTCAACTGATGATAATCTATTTAAGTTAGCTTTTGAAAATAATATTATGTTAGTTTCTCCATCAACTTTATATGTAACTTTAAGAACAATAGAAAATATTTGGAGAAATGAACATCAAAATGAAAATGCTTTATTGATTTCAAAAAAAGCAGCTGATTTATATGATAAATTTGCCTCTTTTGTAGCTGATATTGAAGATATTGGAGTTAATATAAATAGAACTCAAAAAGCTTATGATAGTGCAATGAATAAACTAACTTTAGGAAATGCAAATCTTATAAAAAGAGCCGAAGAGTTTATAGATTTAGGTGTAAAACCTAAAAAACAGATTTCAAATAAATTGATAAATTCTCAAGAGGAATAG
- a CDS encoding SO_0444 family Cu/Zn efflux transporter translates to MDLAITLANNFLALLDAMAIYILIGLLIAGFLKQIVPDDFIIKHLGSGNISSVIKATVFGIPLPVCSCSVIPLAQSLRKEGASKGAVQSFLISSPITGVDSILATYSFFGWFFTIYRVVSSMIIAILTGIIQNIFDKEEKKVEEEETSSCSCHCSCSSQKSIKKPFSIKEVFSYAYVTLFKDMVKPLFIGLLFATLFTTLAPKEYTSLLFENQILTYFVIILFSMPLYICATASLPIAAALIIEGMSPGAAFILLSAGPATSLITMSVVYKSLGKTSLIIYLSVIAVLSLFFGYIFDTFFSNLQILNFSLEEENSSLISQLSSFIMLALMSYYLIKPWLKRKKESSCCSSGSCH, encoded by the coding sequence ATGGATTTAGCCATAACTTTAGCAAATAATTTTTTAGCATTGTTAGATGCAATGGCTATTTATATTTTGATTGGGCTTTTAATAGCTGGATTTTTAAAACAAATAGTTCCTGATGATTTTATAATAAAACATCTAGGAAGTGGAAATATTAGTTCAGTTATAAAAGCTACTGTTTTTGGAATACCACTTCCAGTTTGTTCATGTTCAGTTATTCCTTTAGCTCAAAGTCTTAGAAAAGAGGGTGCTAGTAAAGGTGCTGTTCAAAGTTTTTTGATTTCAAGTCCAATAACTGGAGTTGATTCGATTTTAGCAACTTACTCTTTTTTTGGTTGGTTTTTTACAATTTACAGAGTTGTTTCATCAATGATAATTGCAATACTTACTGGAATAATTCAAAATATTTTTGATAAAGAAGAAAAAAAAGTAGAAGAAGAGGAAACTTCATCTTGTTCTTGCCATTGTTCTTGTAGTTCTCAAAAATCAATTAAAAAACCTTTTTCTATAAAAGAGGTTTTTTCTTATGCTTATGTAACTTTATTTAAAGATATGGTAAAACCACTGTTTATTGGACTTTTATTTGCCACACTTTTTACTACCTTAGCTCCAAAAGAGTACACAAGTTTGCTTTTTGAAAATCAAATACTTACATATTTTGTAATAATTTTATTTTCAATGCCTTTATATATTTGTGCAACTGCATCTTTACCAATTGCAGCAGCATTAATAATAGAAGGAATGAGTCCAGGAGCAGCTTTTATACTTTTAAGTGCTGGACCAGCAACAAGTTTAATAACAATGAGTGTTGTTTATAAAAGTTTAGGAAAAACTTCGTTGATTATATATTTAAGTGTGATTGCTGTTTTATCTTTATTTTTTGGTTATATTTTTGATACATTTTTTTCAAATCTACAAATATTAAATTTTAGTTTAGAAGAAGAAAACAGCTCTTTAATCTCTCAACTTTCAAGTTTTATTATGCTTGCTTTGATGTCATATTATTTAATAAAACCTTGGTTAAAAAGAAAAAAAGAGAGTTCTTGTTGTAGTTCAGGTTCTTGTCATTGA